The following are from one region of the Aspergillus luchuensis IFO 4308 DNA, chromosome 4, nearly complete sequence genome:
- a CDS encoding uncharacterized protein (COG:S;~EggNog:ENOG410PMTT;~InterPro:IPR015915,IPR011043;~PFAM:PF13854;~antiSMASH:Cluster_4.3;~go_function: GO:0005515 - protein binding [Evidence IEA]), with product MVKNNPNILVVRSRYLLYYQLLSHVTPSAITIAKRIMLKNPSIDLVFHRRYPLVESFTPITDLERGYGAWPSSHFRVAVWGPSFTLISIRGADTPPCLSLSAHVRYFSVHERFPLWWWWWLFRDTIQLTFTMKGLAQIVGLYASLAAGRKYCTRTFHSSIINNQTLFIDGGEVRYLEDNNTISAYTIRGLQTVDVSKSFSNTDSDLFTHIDKPYNASDPDEYPTFLDEGSAFNDGENLYFYGGYKSGRDGPTTVPPVETWKYNIQNNNWTKDGFGGVPLVRLVEGGAVVSQSQNKAYYLGGVEDPGGNPNIYGTAGADVEIVSGLLVLDQSTLQWSNLSTSEMNDYGTIGAGYVNILEDVGDEGLLVAFGGYKYPVGHKLSLLCSSQTNTTFHVRSTTRLLLGVSTNKSQNPMEYVSLYDIANQKWYTQQTTGDIPNWRMAGCSVTVAAQDRSSFSIYMFGGMAATTAKSDGDVYVLSLPSFRWIRVNEGSSIREKHTCNVLGKHTMLVVGGTIPTDSSEYEPKPVNCDTGTFENGLAIFDLNQHTWLTDYNADDQSEYALSSAITDVIGGRYVNPIEGSVCLQC from the exons ATGGTTAAGAACAATCCAAATATCCTAGTTGTACGTAGTAGATACTTGCTATATTACCAATTATTGAGTCATGTTACTCCCTCTGCAATCACCATAGCTAAAAGAATAATGCTGAAGAACCCAAGTATTGATCTCGTATTTCACCGCAGATACCCCCTCGTGGAATCCTTCACGCCGATCACGGACTTAGAGCGAGGCTATGGCGCATGGCCTTCTTCACATTTTCGCGTGGCAGTTTGGGGGCCGAGTTTCACTCTAATTTCCATAAGGGGGGCAGACACACCTCCCTGTCTGTCTCTGTCCGCTCATGTTAGATATTTTTCAGTTCATGAACGATTCcctttgtggtggtggtggtggttgttcaGAGACACCATCCAGTTGACCTTCACGATGAAAGGTCTCGCGCAGATCGTCGGGCTGTATGCCTCTTTGGCCGCCGGGAGAAAATACTGCACCCGGACTTTTCATTCTT CTATCATTAATAACCAGACTTTATTCATTGACGGTGGGGAGGTGCGCTATCTGGAGGATAATAATACCATTTCGGCATATACCA TCCGCGGCCTGCAGACCGTCGACGTCTCCAAATCTTTCTCGAATACCGATTCAGATCTCTTCACTCATATCGACAAACCGTATAATGCATCCGATCCGGACGAGTATCCGACTTTCCTTGATGAGGGTTCCGCGTTCAACGACGGCGAGAACCTCTACTTCTACGGCGGGTATAAGAGCGGTCGCGACGGCCCGACGACCGTCCCGCCCGTGGAGACGTGGAAATACAACATCCAAAACAATAACTGGACGAAAGATGGATTTGGGGGCGTGCCGCTGGTTCGGCTGGTAGAGGGAGGAGCAGTTGTTTCGCAGTCCCAGAATAAAGCGTACTATCTCGGGGGTGTGGAAGACCCGGGCGGGAATCCGAATATCTATGGTACTGCGGGAGCGGACGTGGAGATTGTCAGTGGTTTGTTGGTCCTGGATCAGTCGACCCTGCAGTGGTCCAATTTATCGACGTCGGAGATGAATGATTATGGCACGATTGGAGCGGGATATGTGAATATTCTGGAGGATGTTGGGGATGAGGGGCTTTTGGTAGCCTTTGGTGGGTATAAGTATCCTGTCGGGCATAAGCTGTCGCTGCTCTGTTCGAGCCAGACAAATACGACCTTTCATGTACGTTCGACTACTCGGTTATTGTTGGGAGTGTCAACTAACAAGAGCCAGAACCCTATGGAGTACGTCAGCCTGTACGATATTGCGAACCAGAAATGGTACACGCAGCAGACTACCGGGGATATTCCGAACTGGCGGATGGCTGGCTGCAGCGTGACTGTGGCAGCGCAAGATCGGTCATCGTTCTCCAT CTACATGTTTGGCGGGATGGCCGCGACCACTGCAAAATCCGACGGTGATGTATACGTTCTTTCACTGCCGTCGTTCAGATGGATCCGCGTGAACGAGGGGAGCAGTATCCGCGAAAAGCACACATGCAATGTCCTTGGGAAGCATACCATGCTCGTGGTTGGAGGAACAATCCCAACAGACAGTTCGGAGTATGAGCCAAAGCCGGTGAACTGCGACACGGGCACCTTTGAGAACGGACTGGCCATCTTCGATCTGAACCAGCATACCTGGCTCACTGATTATAATGCTGATGATCAGTCAGAGTATGCCTTGAGCTCAGCAATCACCGATGTGATCGGGGGAAGGTACGTAAATCCGATCGAGGGATCAGTTTGCCTTCAGTGCTGA
- a CDS encoding UbiA family prenyltransferase (COG:S;~EggNog:ENOG410Q1CA;~InterPro:IPR000537;~PFAM:PF01040;~TransMembrane:7 (i114-133o139-156i168-185o191-211i232-250o262-282i294-313o);~antiSMASH:Cluster_4.3;~go_component: GO:0016021 - integral component of membrane [Evidence IEA];~go_function: GO:0016765 - transferase activity, transferring alkyl or aryl (other than methyl) groups [Evidence IEA]) → MSLAANRVNNSSLRSAPWNNLLYWLYVTIKREIEISYAFMESNFDAAFVPFPIFATASLLHRKGTYEEVVSSLTNTLLYGFFFYYSTELANNADGGTIEDEINKPNRPIVQSQTTVAAAKLRFYLASAMWLLLSYILDVYIWSLLWIAVLVSHYLLRASRIGPAKDLCIVLGVTSQLMACWKLGGSDMHDGWRWVKLIILWIFFTVPIQDFRDVPGYLAAGRRTTPILLGDFPARIYASMGLVATEYILITHRVFEFGYTLPTALMTSLISLLTLGLIYRLTRLRTIVHDRVSYRWYIALYNLILITACVSFASRDCSISSKLSL, encoded by the exons ATGAGTCTCGCGGCCAATCGTGTCAACAACTCCAGTCTCAGATCAGCCCCTTGGAACAACCTCCTCTACTGGCTTTATGTAACAATAAAGCGAGAAATTGAAATATCATATGCGTTCATGGAGAGCAACTTTGACGCAGCTTTCGTCCCTTTCCCCATCTTCGCTACCGCTTCGTTACTACACCGGAAGGGAACCTATGAAGAAGTCGTATCTTCTCTCACCA ACACACTGCTCTAcggtttcttcttctactacaGCACGGAACTAGCAAACAATGCCGACGGGGGCACAATCGAAGACGAGATTAACAAACCAAACCGACCAATAGTGCAGTCCCAAACCACCGTGGCTGCAGCCAAACTACGATTCTACCTCGCATCAGCAATGTGGCTCTTATTAAGCTACATCCTAGACGTCTACATCTGGTCTCTGCTCTGGATAGCTGTTCTCGTTTCCCACTATCTACTACGAGCATCCAGAATAGGTCCTGCGAAAGATCTTTGCATTGTTCTAGGTGTCACTTCCCAACTCATGGCCTGTTGGAAGTTGGGTGGCTCCGACATGCATGACGGCTGGAGATGGGTTAAATTAATTATCCTCTGGATTTTCTTCACCGTTCCCATTCAGGACTTTCGTGATGTTCCCGGTTATTTGGCCGCGGGGCGTAGAACGACACCAATTCTTTTGGGGGATTTCCCGG CCCGTATCTATGCATCGATGGGACTAGTTGCAACCGAG tatatcctcatcacccaCAGAGTCTTCGAGTTCGGATACACTCTGCCCACGGCACTTATGACTTCTCTCATAAGTCTTCTCACTCTAGGCCTCATCTACCGGTTGACCCGACTTCGAACCATCGTGCATGACCGAGTTTCATATAGGTGGTACATCGCGCTGTACAATTTGATCTTAATTACCGCGTGCGTCTCATTCGCCTCCCGGGATTGCAGCATTAGTTCAAAGCTGTCGCTATAA
- a CDS encoding uncharacterized protein (COG:S;~EggNog:ENOG410PX36;~antiSMASH:Cluster_4.3) translates to MYSLGEMVLQRSSFIHPDSFLLVHFTIGESLKMDQQIGSYIKFSSKDRHPKTPFIQLEIELCPLLQYTLSRSTHDDDPRPFVFIWSPLNDGYSKDEFILLRHTSEGKLERVHVPDATLDPLDMVHVEYPSDLQELEPGGSITYCHSLPRRYREQLEPGETYELVWTGTKIPFWDWGVPSDYVESRLTASPTQPDLILPGGPRVTFTYEQIESPAFIRRQSTPPLLPSDRVQGAPILSVELSGPKIITPEGKHYASLHVRYHGGPTDQPIIFRNHVIWELLRSYRLESGLWELQEGPCGCAGLFLDDPNITVNVVEDEGFITLKPGEYWSRSWIILEDIYGWEVGDIWRYRFKGGTVDWWDYGGVDEHVDTNVQIPPHPWGR, encoded by the exons ATGTATTCATTGGGGGAAATGGTCCTGCAGCGGTCTAGCTTTATCCAC CCAGACTCATTCCTGCTTGTCCATTTCACAATCGGCGAAAGCCTAAAAATGGACCAGCAAATTGGCTCTTACATAAAATTCTCATCCAAGGATAGACA TCCTAAAACCCCATTTATCCAGCTCGAGATTGAACTCTGTCCGCTTTTACAGTATACTCTCAGTCGATCAACACACGATGATGACCCAAGGCCTTTTGTCTTCATATGGTCTCCCCTTAATGACGGGTATAGTAAAGATGAATTCATACTCCTACGACACACCTCAGAGGGTAAGCTGGAAAGGGTACATGTACCAGATGCGACCCTAGATCCTCTAGACATGGTGCACGTGGAGTACCCTAGTGACCTTCAGGAGCTAGAGCCAGGCGGTTCCATCACCTACTGTCACAGTCTTCCACGCAGGTACAGGGAGCAGCTGGAACCCGGCGAAACTTACGAGCTGGTCTGGACCGGTACAAAGATTCCTTTTTGGGACTGGGGAGTCCCTAGTGACTATGTGGAGTCCCGCCTGACTGCTAGTCCGACACAGCCGGATTTGATTCTACCGGGAGGTCCACGTGTTACGTTTACATATGAGCAGATAGAGTCTCCGGCCTTCATTCGCCGGCAATCCACCCCACCATTACTGCCATCAGACCGTGT ACAGGGCGCCCCCATACTGAGCGTAGAGCTCTCGGGTCCGAAAATAATTACCCCCGAGGGAAAACACTATGCATCATTGCATGTTCGCTACCATGGTGGCCCCACAGATCAGCCGATAATATTCCGTAACCATGTGATCTGGGAGCTGCTTCGCTCCTATCGTCTAGAGAGCGGATTGTGGGAGCTTCAGGAGGGCCCCTGTGGATGTGCTGGGTTATTTCTGGATGATCCTAATATCACAGTCAATGTGGTCGAGGACGAAGGCTTCATTACTCTTAAGCCGGGAGAATACTGGAGTCGGTCCTGGATAATCCTAGAGGACATCTATGGTTGGGAAGTAGGAGATATATGGCGTTATCGCTTCAAGGGTGGTACAGTGGACTGGTGGGACTACGGGGGAGTGGACGAACATGTCGACACAAATGTCCAGATACCTCCGCATCCTTGGGGGAGGTGA
- a CDS encoding uncharacterized protein (COG:S;~EggNog:ENOG410PXQZ;~TransMembrane:6 (i12-30o60-82i94-117o137-155i175-192o212-235i);~antiSMASH:Cluster_4.3), with the protein MNLDIVPNWLRIILLILSIASFLPQLQRIWQQFTLLFFLLVNQTENVDVIHKTTGDWINLAQLCAVWILWVSLFSLGLYYPSDQHSRGRKVSALLLYIVHLLVSVVPVVADAIDYYLVSTGEDAAYRNFGLDIFGGYHYGFIHPAMTLVGIYAWFPQNDEIHRQTQLHSLSETGLAAQAVIFAFVAISWTMRTNLYNSNLPNLPFWATIPQWFIYVWWAAVDNMIFSCVQTRLYLRVRHREQSSTDQETQPLLSERASQSEE; encoded by the exons ATGAACTTGGATATCGTTCCTAACTGGCTCCGGAT TATCCTCCTTATTTTGAGCATCGCCTCCTTTTTGCCGCAGTTGCAGCGAATATGGC AGCAGTTTACTCTACTGTTCTTTCTACTCGTCAATCAGACAGAGAACGTCGATGTCATCCATAAGACCACTGGAGATTGGATCAACCTTGCCCAGCTGTGTGCTGTTTGGATACTGTGGGTTTCATT GTTTTCTTTGGGTCTCTACTACCCCTCAGACCAGCACAGCCGTGGACGCAAGGTTTCTGCCTTGCTCCTGTACATTGTGCACTTGCTTGTCTCTGTTGTCcctgttgttgctgatgcCATTGATTATTATCTCGTCAGCACCGGAGAGGATGCAGCATACCGCAACTTCGGGCTCGATATCTTTGGCGGATACCACTATGGCTTTATTCACCCGGCAATGACTCTAGTAGGAATCTATGCCTGGTTTCCGCAGAATGACGAAATTCATCGTCAAACCCAGCTTCACTCCCTCAGTGAGACCGGTCTAGCTGCTCAGGCGGTGATATTCGCATTTGTTGCTATCTCGTGGACCATGAGAACGAATTTATACAACAGTAACCTTCCAAATCTCCCTTTCTGGGCTACCATCCCTCAATGGTTTATTTATGTGTGGTGGGCGGCAGTAGATAATATGATATTTTCCTGCGTTCAGACTAGACTTTATCTCAGGGTACGTCACCGTGAGCAGTCCTCCACAGACCAGGAAACACAACCTTTGCTCTCAGAAAGGGCATCGCAAAGTGAAGAATGA
- a CDS encoding uncharacterized protein (COG:S;~EggNog:ENOG410Q1TT;~TransMembrane:2 (i140-164o184-201i);~antiSMASH:Cluster_4.3), whose protein sequence is MIKIVHLVGGLDTFSDVDAPIIYSANFMRAAARGSAPPLPITMAWKARVLESLYSLTATDDVLHASSIGFRFFNSPWSQAILPSLRSIIKLFRKTSHYMCNTGPVEEAPVLNDWLVYTAQQLLLIAPVCMPSNLQECLRLSVLLFAAVQVWGFQGLLFLNQPVLAFHCRLETALLSIQRMAPDLAFWMLFTGGIAAMGHYSRGWFVDRLASVAGQLCLTTWDSARTLLEQFLFFSRPTDTRAEILWREVERQQALLPGP, encoded by the exons ATGATCAAGATAGTTCATCTTGTGGGCGGCCTTGATACGTTCAGTGACGTAGACGCTCCCATTATCTACAG TGCCAATTTTATGCGCGCAGCTGCCAGAGGCTCGGCACCGCCCTTGCCGATAACCATGGCTTGGAAAGCCAGAGTACTTGAAAGCCTGTATAGCCTCACTGCGACCGACGACGTCCTGCACGCTTCTTCAATCGGCTTTCGCTTCTTCAACTCACCGTGGTCACAAGCAATCCTTCCTAGTTTGCGATCTATCATTAAGCTGTTCCGAAAAACCTCGCACTACATGTGTAATACTGGACCCGTGGAGGAAGCTCCTGTACTCAACGACTGGTTGGTCTACACAGCCCAACAGTTGTTGTTGATCGCCCCAGTCTGCATGCCCTCTAACTTGCAGGAGTGCCTGCGACTATCAGTACTGCTCTTCGCTGCAGTCCAAGTCTGGGGCTTTCAGGGCTTGCTATTCCTAAATCAGCCCGTACTGGCTTTCCACTGCCGCTTGGAAACTGCGCTTCTCTCTATCCAACGCATGGCGCCCGATTTAGCTTTCTGGATGCTCTTCACCGGCGGCATTGCAGCAATGGGCCATTATAGTCGTGGATGGTTCGTAGACCGCCTCGCCTCGGTCGCCGGCCAACTATGCCTCACCACGTGGGACAGCGCGCGGACCTTGTTAGAAcagtttctcttcttctctcggCCTACTGATACCCGCGCTGAGATACTCTGGAGGGAAGTAGAAAGGCAACAGGCTTTGTTGCCGGGTCCGTAA
- a CDS encoding uncharacterized protein (antiSMASH:Cluster_4.3), protein MDTNAGTACSVLGPPEFPNHRSDSRHDEPRRQPAGFLFVDYQDQASHGSTLAKKKQAFIKKVYHQSKKERRLQKLKASIGQPINPSAKPKIPHIPHRTIRRIQLLRPSVAARWD, encoded by the coding sequence ATGGATACGAACGCAGGAACCGCGTGCTCAGTGCTTGGCCCGCCAGAATTCCCCAATCATCGATCTGATAGTCGCCATGATGAACCCCGAAGACAGCCCGCCGGCTTCTTGTTTGTCGATTATCAGGACCAGGCTTCCCACGGCTCAACGttggccaagaagaagcaggccTTCATCAAGAAGGTCTATCATCAGTCCAAAAAGGAACGACGACTGCAAAAGCTGAAAGCTTCCATCGGCCAACCCATCAATCCTTCCGCCAAACCCAAGATCCCCCACATTCCCCATCGAACAATACGGAGGATCCAGCTCCTTCGACCGAGCGTTGCGGCCCGCTGGGATTGA
- a CDS encoding uncharacterized protein (COG:I;~EggNog:ENOG410PHJJ;~InterPro:IPR029033;~SECRETED:SignalP(1-28);~antiSMASH:Cluster_4.3), whose product MSSIYEGFLDMISTLFSLLLSAGNPALAARDTFYPPLNHTTYITNASVGTYGGIYNAPADQASTPTAQDVYNYCSMPHPRVETYSLPPPVANQSVAARLVYLEYVQRHQRRTPYNILPGGENQAYHCNNLQAHLYVSAASQGPAPIPVYGQTYSDPSNPFLANYVNGSCQYPQLTIGGYLDGYQHGRDLGAVYRDQLQLIPSSPDENNGKKIWLRSSTSALTQGSAGGVLRGVWPEFNAPLPLHQQASGVDTVDQGYSCSARSEVLSAIESTAEWNEHLTVTQSLRNHLATMFDADTSSWMSNFDHFSDNFQARLCNGYELPCSLQNETQCATVGQAEEVFRAGDWEWNYWWRHNANATRYIQLVEGLFIGEIVRHLEAVQQGTSELVYSHSFVHDGDIGPILGALGIKALRWPGMGSNIAFEVWQTSNEDFYARVLYSGHAIETIYGTLDWIPLSSLISILQPYIPDDIISLCQSS is encoded by the exons ATGTCCAGCATCTATGAAGGGTTCCTTGACATGATCTCCACGTTGTTCTCCTTGCTGCTCTCCGCAGGCAATCCCGCCCTCGCGGCCCGTGACACCTTCTACCCTCCCCTCAACCACACCACCTACATCACCAACGCCTCCGTCGGCACTTATGGTGGCATCTACAATGCCCCAGCAGATCAAGCCAGTACTCCAACCGCTCAGGATGTCTACAATTACTGTTCCATGCCCCATCCCCGTGTGGAGACATACTCGCTTCCCCCTCCCGTGGCCAACCAGTCCGTCGCTGCCCGCCTAGTTTACCTCGAATACGTGCAGCGACATCAACGCCGCACCCCCTACAACATTCTTCCGGGCGGCGAG AACCAAGCATATCACTGCAACAACCTCCAGGCTCATCTCTACGTCTCCGCGGCCTCCCAGGGACCCGCTCCGATCCCTGTGTATGGCCAAACGTATTCCGATCCCTCCAACCCATTCTTGGCAAACTACGTCAATGGATCGTGTCAGTATCCTCAATTGACGATTGGGGGCTATCTCGATGGCTATCAGCACGGTCGCGACCTCGGCGCTGTGTATCGGGATCAACTGCAGCtcatcccatcatcaccagacGAGAACAATGGCAAGAAGATCTGGCTCCGATCGAGTACCTCGGCCCTCACCCAAGGATCCGCCGGTGGGGTCTTGCGAGGTGTCTGGCCCGAATTCAACGCACCCCTGCCGCTACACCAGCAGGCGTCCGGGGTCGACACGGTCGACCAAGGATACTCCTGTTCCGCTCGCAGCGAGGTGCTCTCCGCCATTGAATCCACGGCAGAGTGGAACGAGCATCTGACAGTGACGCAGTCACTCCGCAATCATTTGGCTACCATGTTTGACGCCGATACCTCCAGCTGGATGTCGAACTTTGACCATTTTTCGGATAATTTCCAGGCCCGCCTCTGCAATGGCTACGAGTTACCCTGCAGCCTGCAGAATGAGACTCAATGTGCTACTGTCGGCCAGGCAGAGGAAGTGTTCCGTGCGGGTGACTGGGAATGGAACTACTGGTGGCGACACAACGCGAACGCTACTCGGTACATCCAACTGGTCGAAGGTCTGTTCATCGGAGAAATTGTTCGCCATCTAGAAGCGGTGCAGCAAGGGACATCCGAATTAGTGTATAGCCACAGCTTCGTCCATGATGGAGATATCGGACCCATTCTTGGCGCGCTGGGCATTAAAGCATTGCGCTGGCCGGGTATGGGATCGAACATTGCATTTGAAGTATG GCAAACATCAAACGAAGACTTCTACGCTCGCGTATTGTACAGCGGACACGCGATCGAGACAATTTACGGCACATTGGATTGGATACCTCTATCGTCCTTGATCAGCATTCTTCAGCCGTATATTCCAGACGACATCATCTCGCTGTGTCAGTCTAGCTAA
- a CDS encoding putative MFS multidrug transporter (COG:G;~EggNog:ENOG410PIQX;~InterPro:IPR020846,IPR011701,IPR036259;~PFAM:PF07690;~SMCOG1005:Drug resistance transporter, EmrB/QacA;~TransMembrane:14 (i40-58o78-98i105-124o130-151i163-186o192-214i235-255o261-277i297-319o331-354i361-384o390-412i424-450o506-526i);~antiSMASH:Cluster_4.3;~go_function: GO:0022857 - transmembrane transporter activity [Evidence IEA];~go_process: GO:0055085 - transmembrane transport [Evidence IEA]) — MTAQERPEGVPEETTPLLGESSNNGEDLARIQVSRWRGSAIVAAMGLLLFIMTTNMSMMTTAQSEIAADLDAFSETTWFNSAFLIAMSSLTPLSGRLSQIFTPRVYILFSCTLLSIGLFVTALAPTLAVFLLGRALTGCGAGGQMVIAFVLTLDLTSKKRRGLFIGLISAGMTTGVSSGAVLAGLLTPAYGWRIIFWVQAPLALILGPVQYLAIPKRPEDEHLSGRALLRRLAKVDYAGALTLTISVFLLLSSLAAAVVKFTPILLSLVFLGIFVLIESRFATDPIIPMEVLKKRSVLLSCLAGAICMMARWAVLFYSPVYALVVRDWSPATAGLILVPTNAGFGLGGLLVGWIHIRKTGSYYISGLIAFFLFALTNLVLSVLSTPHSSTVAYVFTSFFNGLSVGAVMNYTLSHLLHLTDPDMHYVISALLGMSRGFAGSFGSSIGGGYFQRELKRGLETGFMKHGLANRGELVRKLLGSPALAKRLTGVERAVAVHSYEQAVKTLLLGACVLAIAAAAAQAGTGWTPYKGKKPQDPGDLEATAEEQ; from the exons ATGACGGCCCAGGAACGCCCAGAAGGAGTCCCGGAGGAGACAACGCCTCTTTTGGGAGAATCTTCCAACAATGGGGAAGATTTGGCGCGAATTCAAGTGTCTCGATGGAGGGGATCGGCGATAGTGGCCGCCATGGGATTGTTGCTGTTCATTATGA CAACCAATatgtcgatgatgaccaCTGCGCAATCTGAGATTGCGGCTGATCTGGATGCTTTTTCTGAAACGACATGGTTCAACTCGGCTTTTTTG ATTGCCATGTCCAGCCTCACACCTCTCTCCGGTCGACTGTCCCAAATCTTCACGCCTCGTGTATACATTCTATTTTCTTGCACATTATTGTCGATTGGTCTCTTCGTGACAGCATTGGCTCCCACACTGgctgtttttcttttgggaCGAGCTCTTACGGGATGTGGTGCTGGCGGGCAAATGGTCATTGCCTTTGTCTTGACTCTCGATTTAACGAGCAAAAAGCGCCGAGGTCTCTTCATCGGTCTGATAAGCGCCGGGATGACTACCGGTGTCTCCTCTGGCGCCGTGCTAGCCGGTCTTCTGACGCCGGCTTACGGATGG CGGATTATCTTCTGGGTTCAAGCACCTCTAGCTCTGATACTGGGCCCAGTACAGTATTTGGCGATCCCGAAACGTCCAGAGGATGAGCACCTAAGTGGACGCGCTCTCTTGCGGAGGTTGGCGAAGGTTGATTATGCTGGGGCATTGACGTTG ACCATCTCCGTCTTCCTATTACTTTCAAGCCTCGCTGCGGCAGTGGTCAAATTCACGCCTATCCTTCTATCGCTCGTTTTCCTGGGGATCTTCGTCTTGATCGAATCGAGATTCGCTACCGACCCCATAATCCCGATGGAAGTCCTCAAGAAGAGGAGCGTCTTGCTAAGCTGCTTGGCGGGTGCCATTTGTATGATGGCACGCTGGGCAGTCCTCTTCTACTCGCCAGTCTATGCACTTGTCGTTCGCGATTGGTCTCCTGCCACCGCAGGCTTGATTCTGGTACCAACCAACGCCGGGTTCGGCTTAGGAGGACTCCTAGTCGGATGGATACACATTCGGAAAACGGGCAGCTACTACAT CTCTGGTCTCATCGCCTTCTTCCTGTTCGCCTTGACAAACCTCGTATTATCCGTTCTCTCCACACCGCACTCTTCCACGGTCGCCTATGTTTTCACCAGCTTCTTTAATGGACTCTCTGTCGGAGCGGTCATGAATTACACCCTATCCCACTTGCTACACCTCACTGACCCAGACATGCATTATGTTATCAGTGCCTTGCTGGGAATGAGTAGGGGTTTCGCCGGCAGCTTCGGATCCTCAATTGGCGGAGGCTACTTCCAGCGTGAGCTGAAGCGAGGGCTTGAAACGGGGTTCATGAAACATGGACTAGCCAATAGAGGTGAGCTGGTTCGCAAACTGCTCGGAAGTCCGGCACTGGCGAAACGCCTGACGGGCGTGGAGAGGGCGGTCGCTGTTCATAGCTACGAACAGGCCGTAAAGACATTGCTACTGGGTGCTTGTGTGTTGGCTattgctgcggcggcggcccaGGCTGGGACTGGGTGGACGCCGTATAAGGGGAAGAAACCGCAAGATCCTGGGGATCTGGAGGCGACAGCGGAAGAGCAGTGA
- the tfb5 gene encoding TFIIH complex subunit TFB5 (COG:K;~EggNog:ENOG410PTG7;~InterPro:IPR035935,IPR009400;~PFAM:PF06331;~antiSMASH:Cluster_4.3;~go_component: GO:0000439 - transcription factor TFIIH core complex [Evidence IEA];~go_process: GO:0006289 - nucleotide-excision repair [Evidence IEA];~go_process: GO:0006367 - transcription initiation from RNA polymerase II promoter [Evidence IEA]) translates to MPRAVRGVLIECDPSVKAIILKYDEERHDYIVEDLDDDRHLVIKESQLQNLKARLTKELDDKVMQPDESESE, encoded by the exons ATGCCTCGTGCTGTCAGAG GAGTCCTCATCGAGTGCGATCCGTCCGTGaaagccatcatcctcaaatACGACGAAGAACGACACGACTACATCGTCGAAGATCTGGATGATGACCGCCATTTGGTCATCAAGGAGAGCCAGTTGCAGAATCTGAAGGCGAGGTTGACAAAG GAGCTCGATGATAAGGTTATGCAGCCTGATGAGTCGGAATCGGAGTAA